The proteins below come from a single Leptospiraceae bacterium genomic window:
- a CDS encoding ATP-dependent Clp protease ATP-binding subunit codes for MVEFTKRAKRVINEMAGEEAKRMGHDFVGPEHIFLGLLREEDSVAVKILINLNINLNELKREVEKKSREDNLLLDLPTSQDRYQRIVESSKEEAKRMKHNYVGTEHILLALLRDNNNIASAVLSTFGVNYNVIKSEILRLLGVPPVGTVGVSSGQQQPGQQSGQQQQRGGEKSKTPILDEFARDLTQLARDKKLDPVIGRAKEIERVIQILSRKTKNNPVLIGESGVGKTAIVEGLAIAIIDKTVPELLYDKRVLSLDLAGLIAGTKYRGEFEERLKKIMKEITSSTSIIIFIDELHTLIGAGAAEGAVDAANILKPALARGELQCIGATTNTEYRKYIEKDSALERRFQTVKVAEPSVDDAIKILDGLKKAYESHHKVRYTAKALEQAVKLSHRYINDRYLPDKAIDIIDEAGSKARLANCGRPDSIKEAEEEIRVLSAKKEELVRSQEYEKAAGIRDEVNRKKQIVEDMIRAWQERLETQAVTIDEDQILSVVSIWTGIPLEKMEESENEKLVNMDKTLRERVVGQDGAIETISRAVRRSRTGFKNEKRPTGSFIFLGPTGVGKTELAKALAIFLFGKEDHILRIDMSEYMEPHAVSRLIGAPPGYVGYDDGGQLTEFVRRKPYSVILLDEIEKAHHDLFNILLQIMEEGNLTDTKGRKVNFRDTILIMTSNIGAKEIQKGGRVGFEDYDGDKDKAKSELARDELKKYFNPEFLNRVDEVIYFQPLKQEEIVKIVSIMLKDFNERLFEKKIMISMTQEAKEYMAEIGYDSAFGARPLRRIFQKELEDYMATQLLSGAYKMPTIIKVDAKEKKFTFDEQSWEDYGLEVKALEASKAAEAKEVVKTN; via the coding sequence ATGGTAGAATTTACAAAGAGGGCAAAAAGAGTAATCAATGAGATGGCCGGCGAAGAAGCCAAGCGAATGGGTCATGATTTCGTAGGTCCTGAGCATATATTTCTCGGACTTCTGCGAGAAGAAGACTCTGTAGCAGTCAAGATTCTCATTAACCTAAATATCAATCTAAACGAACTCAAGCGCGAAGTCGAAAAAAAATCTAGAGAAGACAACCTACTTTTAGATTTACCTACTAGCCAGGATCGTTACCAACGAATCGTAGAATCTTCCAAAGAAGAAGCCAAACGCATGAAGCACAACTATGTTGGAACCGAGCATATTCTACTCGCTCTCCTTCGAGACAACAACAACATCGCCTCTGCCGTTCTCTCTACTTTCGGTGTCAATTATAACGTAATCAAAAGCGAAATCCTTAGACTTCTCGGAGTTCCTCCTGTCGGAACAGTCGGAGTAAGCTCAGGTCAACAACAACCAGGTCAACAATCCGGACAGCAACAACAACGAGGAGGAGAAAAAAGCAAAACTCCAATCCTCGATGAATTTGCCAGAGACTTAACCCAATTAGCCCGCGACAAAAAGCTAGACCCAGTCATCGGTCGTGCAAAAGAAATCGAGCGCGTAATCCAAATTCTCTCCCGCAAAACAAAAAACAACCCCGTTCTCATCGGAGAATCAGGAGTTGGTAAAACTGCCATCGTAGAAGGATTAGCCATTGCCATCATCGACAAAACAGTTCCCGAATTATTATACGACAAGCGTGTTCTTTCTCTAGACCTCGCAGGATTAATCGCAGGCACTAAGTATCGCGGTGAATTCGAAGAGCGTTTAAAGAAAATCATGAAAGAAATCACCTCCTCTACTAGCATCATTATTTTCATCGATGAATTACATACTCTCATCGGTGCAGGGGCTGCAGAAGGTGCAGTGGATGCGGCTAATATTCTTAAGCCTGCACTCGCCCGTGGAGAATTACAATGCATTGGCGCAACTACAAACACTGAGTATCGCAAATACATTGAAAAAGACTCTGCTTTAGAAAGACGTTTCCAAACTGTCAAAGTAGCAGAGCCTTCTGTAGACGATGCCATCAAGATTCTTGACGGTCTCAAAAAAGCTTACGAATCTCACCACAAAGTTCGCTACACTGCAAAAGCTCTCGAGCAAGCAGTTAAGCTTTCTCACCGTTATATCAATGACCGATATCTCCCAGACAAAGCAATTGACATCATTGACGAAGCTGGCTCAAAGGCTCGCCTCGCGAATTGTGGAAGACCTGATAGTATCAAAGAAGCAGAAGAAGAAATACGCGTATTATCCGCTAAAAAAGAAGAGCTAGTTCGCTCACAAGAATACGAAAAAGCAGCCGGAATCCGTGACGAAGTTAATCGCAAAAAGCAAATCGTAGAAGACATGATTCGCGCTTGGCAAGAAAGACTTGAGACTCAAGCTGTCACCATTGATGAAGATCAGATACTCTCTGTTGTTTCCATCTGGACTGGAATTCCACTTGAAAAAATGGAAGAGTCCGAGAACGAAAAATTAGTCAACATGGACAAGACTCTACGCGAAAGAGTGGTTGGTCAAGACGGTGCAATCGAAACTATCTCCAGAGCCGTTAGACGCTCTAGGACAGGATTTAAAAACGAGAAGCGTCCTACTGGCTCTTTCATTTTCCTGGGACCTACTGGTGTAGGTAAAACAGAATTAGCCAAAGCACTTGCAATCTTCTTATTTGGAAAAGAAGACCATATCCTCCGAATCGATATGTCGGAATACATGGAGCCACATGCAGTATCTAGACTCATCGGAGCACCTCCCGGATACGTAGGATATGATGATGGTGGGCAGCTAACAGAGTTTGTCCGTCGCAAACCCTACTCTGTTATTCTTCTAGATGAAATCGAAAAAGCGCATCATGATTTGTTTAATATTTTACTTCAAATTATGGAAGAAGGAAATCTAACTGATACCAAAGGAAGAAAAGTAAACTTCCGAGATACCATCTTGATTATGACTTCTAATATTGGAGCGAAAGAAATTCAAAAAGGGGGACGCGTTGGTTTTGAGGACTACGATGGAGACAAAGACAAAGCCAAATCGGAATTAGCCCGTGACGAGCTAAAAAAATACTTCAACCCTGAATTCCTAAACCGCGTAGACGAGGTCATTTACTTCCAACCTCTCAAGCAAGAAGAAATCGTTAAGATAGTTAGCATCATGCTAAAGGATTTTAACGAAAGACTCTTTGAGAAAAAAATCATGATCTCCATGACACAAGAGGCAAAAGAATACATGGCAGAGATTGGCTATGACTCAGCGTTTGGAGCTAGACCACTTAGAAGAATTTTCCAAAAAGAATTGGAAGACTATATGGCAACACAGCTTTTATCCGGTGCTTACAAAATGCCAACGATTATCAAGGTAGACGCAAAGGAAAAGAAATTTACCTTTGATGAACAATCCTGGGAAGACTATGGCTTAGAAGTGAAAGCCCTCGAAGCAAGTAAGGCAGCGGAAGCTAAAGAAGTGGTCAAGACGAATTGA